In a single window of the Coprothermobacter proteolyticus DSM 5265 genome:
- a CDS encoding 50S ribosomal protein L25 — protein MAVKVIKRTETQTGTRKVKKIRKNGYVPAVLYGQDMEATPLLLERSQVIRERVTLGRSLELDVDGKIVRVIVKEEQVDPISQEVIHLDFQALSAGSTVTVSIPIVLVGEPVGIKKGGILEFPTREIEVELPTEKLVEQVTVDVSNMDIGDIIHIGELDLPPEAKIFADLEEVVVAVTVPVEEEVEEVEEEAAVEGEPEVISKGKKEEEEEE, from the coding sequence GTGGCTGTAAAAGTTATTAAGCGTACAGAAACGCAAACTGGAACAAGAAAGGTCAAGAAGATCAGAAAGAATGGTTACGTGCCAGCGGTTTTGTACGGGCAGGATATGGAAGCTACGCCCTTGTTGTTGGAGCGGAGCCAGGTTATAAGAGAACGTGTAACGTTAGGACGTTCATTGGAACTTGATGTGGATGGAAAGATTGTCAGGGTCATCGTTAAGGAAGAACAAGTGGATCCCATTTCACAGGAAGTGATTCACTTGGATTTCCAGGCATTGAGTGCTGGAAGCACTGTAACTGTGTCCATACCCATAGTACTGGTAGGCGAACCCGTAGGTATCAAGAAAGGTGGCATATTGGAATTCCCAACTCGTGAAATAGAAGTGGAGTTACCTACTGAAAAGTTAGTTGAACAGGTCACTGTGGATGTTTCAAATATGGACATTGGAGATATCATACACATCGGTGAGCTCGACCTTCCACCCGAGGCTAAAATCTTCGCAGATTTGGAAGAAGTAGTAGTCGCAGTAACAGTTCCAGTGGAAGAAGAAGTAGAAGAGGTCGAGGAAGAAGCAGCAGTTGAAGGTGAACCTGAAGTGATATCTAAGGGCAAGAAGGAAGAAGAGGAGGAAGAGTAA
- a CDS encoding helicase-related protein, giving the protein MKITSQDPLVYFAAEAKGLEENFPIILPEGEKQAFLDYYSALVGVSRAMVYDARDLVEETLLPEGDPLLITKGTPMDVVLSFLKLTGYTRVDFCYDSFQWAKRGFVLDIYSDELYRLDFDEEDRVESIRIVDSETQMSIRRTEYATLWTRQIPVRPIDRMTQAVIYDSERTYRELRAVEVELTFPIRKVSPVKIDKFISVPSFSIDDLTAYKGKMVLVTQFPEVFSRKLGWPVFDSISAGLASGEKRFLVHGRIRMPFSLDGFDIHIDREGLGWKVGHRRSLELSWHGLKVGEPVLHVDRGVGVYDGIEYVEGKPYFSISYKDGHVLVPLERSQKLVRVPSTMSIDSLGPARWSRKSRALQQRALKMRSFLENRFKQKKSTQSFTIEPDEEIESAFAQSFQFEETSDQKQATEELHAWLAIPHPEEALIIGESGVGKTEVLMRAAVAVASAGYKAVIVVPTRVLVDQYMAAYSERIQSCGLLLSDDPALPWDILVGTHSLLKKQLYDDKLALVIFDEEQKFGVTHKNWFQEHFPWVKVIFSSATPIPRTFFLARRGYVKLIRMHELPYGRQKVTVFADEYSPDLVRKVLSDELDRGGLVIYIHPTIEGIDLRALELQQMFLDAEIEVLHARMTDKRIKSIFKKLQEGKIDILVATTIMEAGVDLPIANTIVVEDATHLGVSQMYQLKGRVGRNSVKGYAWFLYPPTASPATRSRIHSTVKLLNYSDSYALAELDTRYRGIGEIFGIRQHGLVKQEDVFAVDALLEQTYREEETEIVSWPIKMNIPEWILPEPERSNLLKDILDADTERELMQLFLMFKDLVGHIPEESKALFAYSLLKVLGNKRGITMIKFNSRGFQLVRENEIQDFKTGSVSSWDAIFAAVECLGGAKEWFEILKA; this is encoded by the coding sequence ATGAAAATAACTAGTCAAGATCCGCTGGTTTACTTCGCTGCTGAAGCGAAGGGCTTGGAAGAAAACTTTCCGATTATTTTGCCAGAAGGCGAGAAGCAAGCTTTCTTGGATTACTACTCTGCTCTGGTTGGAGTTTCTCGAGCGATGGTTTACGATGCCAGAGACCTAGTGGAGGAAACCCTGCTACCAGAAGGCGATCCCTTGTTGATAACTAAAGGTACCCCAATGGATGTAGTTCTGAGTTTTCTTAAGTTGACAGGGTATACAAGAGTGGACTTTTGCTATGACAGCTTTCAGTGGGCGAAGCGAGGTTTTGTACTTGACATTTACTCTGACGAGCTCTATAGGTTGGATTTTGACGAGGAAGACCGAGTTGAAAGCATCCGCATAGTGGATTCAGAGACACAAATGTCCATAAGACGAACTGAATATGCCACGCTCTGGACAAGACAAATACCGGTGCGACCTATCGACAGAATGACCCAAGCTGTCATATACGATTCTGAACGTACTTATAGGGAGCTTAGAGCAGTTGAGGTTGAACTGACGTTTCCTATTAGAAAGGTATCGCCAGTTAAAATAGACAAGTTCATATCGGTGCCCAGTTTCAGCATCGACGACTTAACAGCTTACAAGGGCAAGATGGTTCTGGTTACCCAATTTCCCGAGGTGTTTTCGCGCAAACTTGGTTGGCCTGTGTTTGATTCCATTTCGGCAGGGCTGGCTTCCGGGGAAAAAAGGTTTCTGGTTCATGGCAGGATTAGGATGCCCTTCAGCCTCGATGGTTTCGATATACACATTGATCGCGAAGGACTGGGATGGAAAGTTGGGCATCGCAGATCCCTGGAGTTGTCTTGGCACGGGTTGAAGGTTGGGGAACCAGTGCTTCATGTAGACCGAGGCGTCGGTGTTTACGATGGTATTGAGTATGTGGAAGGGAAACCATACTTTTCTATTTCGTACAAAGATGGACATGTTTTGGTTCCTCTGGAGCGTAGTCAAAAGTTAGTTAGGGTTCCTTCGACCATGTCCATTGACAGTTTGGGACCAGCCAGATGGAGTAGAAAGAGTAGAGCTCTTCAGCAGCGAGCTCTGAAGATGAGATCTTTCCTTGAGAACAGGTTTAAGCAGAAGAAGAGCACTCAATCCTTCACTATAGAGCCTGATGAAGAAATTGAAAGCGCATTTGCACAGTCTTTTCAGTTTGAGGAAACTTCTGACCAAAAACAGGCTACTGAAGAACTCCACGCTTGGTTAGCAATCCCTCATCCTGAGGAAGCGTTGATCATAGGAGAATCTGGCGTGGGCAAGACCGAGGTACTTATGCGTGCGGCTGTCGCTGTGGCCTCCGCTGGCTATAAGGCTGTCATTGTGGTTCCTACTAGAGTGTTGGTGGATCAATATATGGCTGCCTATAGTGAACGCATCCAAAGCTGCGGTCTCCTATTGTCTGACGATCCTGCTTTGCCTTGGGACATATTGGTGGGGACTCACAGCCTTTTGAAAAAACAGCTTTATGATGACAAGCTAGCTCTGGTCATATTCGACGAGGAACAGAAGTTTGGAGTGACACACAAAAACTGGTTTCAAGAACATTTCCCGTGGGTCAAAGTTATCTTCAGTAGTGCCACACCCATACCTCGAACGTTTTTCTTGGCACGTCGCGGGTATGTAAAGCTTATACGAATGCACGAGCTGCCTTATGGTAGGCAAAAAGTTACTGTTTTTGCCGATGAATACTCTCCTGATTTAGTAAGGAAAGTGCTATCTGATGAACTAGATCGGGGTGGATTGGTCATTTACATTCACCCGACTATTGAAGGTATTGACCTTAGAGCTTTGGAACTTCAGCAGATGTTCTTGGACGCGGAAATAGAGGTTCTCCATGCTCGGATGACCGATAAACGGATAAAGTCCATATTCAAAAAGCTGCAAGAGGGAAAAATAGATATTCTTGTTGCCACCACTATCATGGAAGCAGGTGTGGATTTGCCTATTGCGAACACCATCGTCGTAGAAGACGCCACTCATTTGGGTGTATCGCAGATGTATCAACTTAAAGGTAGAGTGGGAAGAAACAGTGTCAAGGGCTATGCTTGGTTTCTTTATCCGCCGACGGCTTCCCCAGCTACGCGAAGTCGCATACACTCTACTGTGAAGTTGCTCAATTATTCTGATAGTTATGCTCTTGCGGAATTGGATACACGTTACCGTGGGATTGGTGAGATTTTCGGTATACGGCAACATGGCTTGGTCAAACAAGAAGACGTGTTTGCTGTGGATGCACTGCTGGAGCAAACGTATAGGGAAGAAGAAACTGAAATTGTGTCTTGGCCAATTAAGATGAACATACCTGAATGGATCTTGCCTGAGCCTGAAAGAAGTAATTTACTCAAGGACATTCTGGACGCTGATACAGAACGGGAGCTTATGCAACTGTTCTTGATGTTCAAAGATCTTGTGGGGCA
- the pth gene encoding aminoacyl-tRNA hydrolase: protein MLLIVGLGNPGIEYEKTRHNIGWWVLDLLRTKLTGLNLRLLCYSRVYELKHELKKEVDFIVYPLTYMNNSGKAVKCLYEPRMDLVVIHDDLDLTVGKTRVRFGGSSAGHKGVSSIIDALGTDSFWRVKVGIGRPFSKQEVINYVLGEPQKNEKEVLIRAADYIADQLCLLITDRNFSRFQQNINSFNSNENN, encoded by the coding sequence ATGCTACTAATTGTTGGACTGGGAAACCCGGGTATAGAATACGAGAAGACTAGGCACAACATAGGCTGGTGGGTTTTAGATCTTCTTAGGACTAAGCTCACCGGCCTTAATTTACGTTTACTGTGTTATAGCCGAGTTTATGAATTGAAACATGAATTAAAGAAAGAAGTAGATTTCATCGTTTATCCCCTAACATACATGAACAACAGTGGTAAGGCTGTGAAATGCCTTTACGAGCCTAGAATGGATCTAGTGGTAATTCATGATGATCTTGATTTGACAGTAGGAAAAACCAGAGTACGTTTTGGTGGATCAAGCGCTGGCCACAAAGGGGTATCGTCCATTATTGATGCCTTGGGAACTGATTCATTTTGGCGTGTAAAGGTGGGCATTGGGCGCCCATTCTCAAAACAAGAGGTCATAAACTACGTATTAGGTGAACCCCAGAAGAATGAGAAAGAAGTACTTATCAGGGCAGCAGATTACATAGCTGACCAGTTATGTTTGCTGATCACTGATCGGAATTTTTCACGTTTTCAACAGAACATAAACAGTTTTAATTCCAATGAAAATAACTAG